One segment of Desulfofundulus luciae DNA contains the following:
- a CDS encoding polysaccharide deacetylase family protein yields the protein MLCFSLLAWGYWYNLSLQALPAVQPQPIYQGSSREKEVALTVNVFWGEEYLPQMLDILEKEKVRATFFIGGQWAEQFPVLTRTIHKKGHEIGSHGYAHPHPDQLSVSGNLQDIRRAEKVLVRITGERPKLFAPPYGEHGPAVLQAAREAGYRTILWSVDTVDWQRPEPQVISSRVLEKAHNGAIVLMHPTAPTVEALPVIIKELKSRGYRLVTVSQLLHHLEDDQ from the coding sequence ATGCTGTGTTTTTCCCTCCTGGCCTGGGGATACTGGTATAACCTCTCCTTGCAGGCTTTACCGGCGGTACAGCCGCAACCCATTTACCAGGGCAGCAGCCGGGAAAAGGAAGTTGCCCTCACGGTAAATGTATTTTGGGGCGAAGAGTACCTGCCCCAGATGCTGGATATATTGGAAAAAGAAAAGGTGCGGGCTACCTTTTTTATTGGCGGGCAGTGGGCGGAACAGTTTCCGGTGTTGACCCGGACAATCCACAAAAAGGGCCATGAAATCGGCAGTCACGGCTATGCTCATCCCCACCCGGACCAGCTTTCCGTAAGCGGTAACCTGCAGGACATCCGCCGGGCGGAGAAGGTGCTGGTGAGAATAACCGGGGAGCGTCCGAAATTATTTGCCCCTCCTTACGGTGAACACGGCCCGGCAGTGCTCCAGGCAGCCAGGGAAGCGGGGTACCGGACCATCCTTTGGAGTGTGGATACCGTGGACTGGCAGCGTCCCGAACCCCAGGTAATCAGCAGCCGGGTGCTGGAAAAGGCTCATAACGGGGCGATTGTGCTCATGCATCCCACGGCTCCCACCGTAGAAGCACTGCCGGTAATTATTAAAGAATTAAAGTCCCGCGGCTACCGCCTGGTAACCGTGTCCCAGTTGCTGCACCACCTGGAGGATGACCAGTAG
- a CDS encoding polyribonucleotide nucleotidyltransferase has translation MAEKPILIKEMEIGGRSLQLETGRVAGQAGGAVLVRYGDTVVLVTATMSKTVREGIDFFPLTVDYEERLYAVGKIPGGFIKREGRPSEKAILSGRLIDRPIRPLFPKGCRNEVQVVATILSVDQDNAPEIAAMIGASAALHISEIPFQGPIGGVIVGLVDGEYVINPTLAQAEKSLMHLVVAGTRDAVMMVEAGAKEVPEDQILGGITFGHEKVKEIVEFIENFREEALALGLAKEKITPVLAQVDPQVEEAVSGPATEELTAAVRQCIERRLDKQAREAFLDEVKAKLVESFQETFPEQEQSILAVIEAVEKKIVRRFILEEGVRIDGRALDEIRPISVEAGILPRTHGSGLFTRGQTQVLSVVTLGAISDEQILDDLGIEEAKRFMHHYNFPPYSTGETRPMRSPGRREIGHGALAERALEPVIPGEETFPYTIRLVSEVLSSNGSTSMGSVCGSCVALMDAGIPIKAPVAGVAMGLVKEEDKVAILTDIQGIEDHLGDMDFKVAGTARGITALQMDIKIPGISEDILEKALAQAREGRLYILNKILEVIPAPRPELSPYAPRIIHTTIDPDKIREVIGPGGKVIKKIIDETGVEIDIEDDGRVYIAAVDPAAAKRALEIIENITKDVVVGEIYTGKVTRVTDFGAFVEVVPGVFGMPGKEGLVHISHLAHHRVNRVEDVVKEGDTIVVKAIGFDNQGRLKLSRKEALPPEPREAATYHRRSKGRQGRH, from the coding sequence ATGGCAGAGAAACCCATTTTGATTAAAGAAATGGAAATTGGCGGCCGCAGCCTGCAGCTGGAAACGGGCCGGGTTGCCGGGCAGGCCGGGGGGGCGGTCCTGGTACGCTACGGCGACACGGTGGTGCTGGTTACAGCTACCATGTCCAAAACGGTGCGGGAGGGAATTGATTTCTTCCCCCTCACGGTGGATTATGAGGAAAGGTTGTATGCCGTGGGAAAAATTCCCGGCGGCTTCATAAAGCGTGAGGGCCGTCCCAGCGAAAAGGCCATTCTTTCCGGACGGTTGATTGACCGGCCCATACGACCCCTTTTCCCCAAGGGCTGTCGCAATGAGGTGCAGGTGGTGGCCACCATTTTATCCGTGGACCAGGATAATGCTCCCGAAATTGCCGCCATGATCGGGGCATCCGCGGCCCTGCACATCAGTGAAATTCCCTTTCAAGGTCCCATTGGCGGTGTGATTGTGGGGCTGGTGGACGGGGAATATGTGATCAACCCCACGCTGGCTCAAGCGGAAAAAAGTTTAATGCACCTGGTGGTGGCCGGAACGCGTGACGCGGTGATGATGGTGGAAGCCGGTGCCAAGGAAGTGCCCGAAGACCAGATATTGGGAGGGATTACCTTTGGGCACGAAAAAGTAAAAGAAATAGTTGAGTTTATCGAGAATTTCCGGGAAGAAGCCCTGGCCCTCGGCCTGGCCAAAGAGAAGATCACCCCCGTCCTGGCCCAGGTGGATCCCCAGGTAGAAGAGGCGGTTAGCGGGCCGGCGACTGAGGAATTGACGGCGGCCGTGCGGCAGTGCATTGAGCGGCGACTGGACAAACAGGCCCGAGAAGCCTTCCTGGATGAAGTGAAGGCTAAACTGGTGGAATCCTTCCAGGAAACCTTCCCCGAGCAGGAGCAGTCCATCCTGGCCGTCATTGAGGCGGTAGAGAAGAAGATCGTACGCCGTTTCATCCTGGAGGAAGGAGTTCGCATTGACGGGCGTGCTTTAGATGAAATACGGCCCATCAGTGTAGAGGCGGGGATTCTGCCCCGCACCCACGGCTCAGGACTTTTCACCCGGGGGCAGACGCAGGTGCTTTCGGTGGTCACCCTGGGCGCCATTTCCGATGAACAGATTTTAGACGATCTGGGCATTGAGGAAGCCAAAAGGTTTATGCACCATTATAACTTCCCTCCTTACAGCACAGGGGAAACACGGCCCATGCGTTCCCCCGGGCGACGGGAGATTGGTCACGGCGCCCTGGCGGAACGGGCTTTAGAACCGGTAATTCCCGGGGAGGAGACTTTCCCCTACACCATCCGCCTGGTTTCCGAGGTCCTTTCTTCCAACGGTTCCACGTCCATGGGGAGCGTGTGCGGCAGTTGCGTGGCTCTGATGGATGCCGGCATTCCCATAAAAGCGCCGGTGGCCGGTGTGGCTATGGGACTGGTTAAGGAGGAGGACAAGGTTGCCATCCTCACCGATATTCAGGGTATCGAAGATCATCTGGGAGATATGGATTTCAAGGTGGCCGGAACGGCCAGGGGAATTACCGCCCTGCAGATGGATATCAAAATTCCCGGCATAAGTGAGGATATTCTCGAAAAGGCGCTGGCCCAGGCCCGCGAGGGACGCCTGTATATTTTAAACAAGATCCTGGAGGTTATTCCCGCACCAAGACCGGAATTATCACCCTATGCGCCCCGAATTATTCACACAACCATAGACCCCGACAAGATCCGGGAAGTCATCGGCCCGGGCGGCAAGGTGATCAAGAAAATTATCGATGAAACGGGTGTGGAAATCGATATTGAAGACGACGGTCGGGTCTATATTGCAGCCGTAGATCCCGCGGCGGCCAAACGGGCCCTGGAGATCATTGAAAACATCACCAAAGATGTGGTGGTCGGAGAGATTTACACCGGTAAAGTAACCAGGGTCACCGACTTTGGCGCTTTTGTCGAAGTGGTACCCGGTGTATTTGGTATGCCGGGCAAAGAGGGACTGGTGCATATATCCCATCTGGCCCACCACCGGGTGAACCGGGTGGAAGATGTGGTGAAAGAGGGAGATACTATTGTGGTGAAAGCCATCGGGTTCGACAACCAGGGGCGTTTAAAGCTTTCCCGTAAGGAAGCCCTGCCCCCGGAGCCCAGGGAAGCAGCCACTTATCATCGGCGTTCCAAGGGTCGCCAGGGTCGCCATTAA
- the rpsO gene encoding 30S ribosomal protein S15 yields the protein MALTSEKKQALIAEHRLHETDTGSPEVQIAILTERINSLTEHLRVHKKDHHSRRGLLKMVGQRRALLNYLKDRNFDRYRALIEKLGLRK from the coding sequence GTGGCGCTGACGTCTGAAAAGAAACAGGCCCTCATTGCCGAACACAGGCTGCATGAAACCGACACCGGGTCTCCAGAAGTGCAGATTGCCATCCTGACCGAACGGATCAACAGCCTGACGGAGCACCTGCGGGTTCACAAGAAGGATCATCATTCCCGGCGCGGTTTGTTAAAAATGGTCGGCCAAAGACGGGCCTTGCTCAACTATCTAAAAGACAGGAATTTTGACCGCTACCGGGCACTGATTGAAAAACTGGGCCTTCGGAAGTAA
- a CDS encoding bifunctional riboflavin kinase/FAD synthetase, with translation MKVYETWEGLRNQYANLMVGLGNFDGIHLGHRQLICKMVATAREKKATPAVFTFHPHPLAVLDPEHAPPLLLTPRTKERIMCHLGVEVLLRVPFTAEFARIGPREFIEEVLYRGLGVKAVFVGYNYTFGYRGEGTPELLKEYSHKYGFEVHVIPPVTVDGQVVSSTLIRSLLLAGEVTKAAHFMGYYPFVEGQVVTGDRRGATLGFPTANLNPEKGLLIPANGVYSVEVEVDGDRFLGVANIGTKPTFNAKNARRNIEVHLFDFQGDLYGRWILVRFRRRLREERRFASVAELVAQIQKDIHQARVEYGQK, from the coding sequence GTGAAAGTTTACGAAACATGGGAAGGACTACGAAATCAATACGCAAATTTAATGGTCGGCCTGGGGAACTTCGATGGAATACACCTGGGACACCGGCAGTTAATTTGCAAAATGGTGGCTACGGCCCGTGAAAAGAAAGCCACGCCAGCAGTTTTTACCTTTCATCCCCATCCCCTGGCGGTGTTAGATCCGGAACATGCCCCCCCTTTGCTGCTTACCCCCCGCACCAAGGAGAGGATCATGTGCCACCTGGGCGTGGAAGTTTTGCTGCGCGTTCCCTTTACTGCCGAATTTGCCCGGATTGGTCCGCGGGAGTTTATTGAAGAGGTATTGTACCGGGGATTGGGTGTAAAAGCTGTTTTCGTGGGTTATAACTATACCTTCGGTTACCGGGGGGAGGGTACTCCCGAACTTTTAAAGGAGTACAGTCACAAGTACGGGTTCGAAGTACATGTGATACCTCCGGTGACTGTGGATGGCCAGGTGGTCAGCAGCACGCTGATCCGCAGCCTGTTGCTGGCCGGGGAAGTTACGAAGGCCGCTCATTTCATGGGTTACTATCCCTTTGTAGAAGGCCAGGTGGTAACCGGGGACCGGCGGGGAGCAACTTTGGGCTTTCCCACTGCCAATTTAAATCCCGAGAAGGGGCTTTTGATACCGGCCAACGGGGTTTACTCGGTGGAGGTTGAGGTAGATGGTGATCGCTTCCTGGGCGTAGCCAATATTGGGACGAAGCCCACCTTCAACGCTAAAAACGCCCGTCGCAACATCGAGGTGCACCTGTTTGATTTCCAGGGTGATCTTTACGGGCGCTGGATCCTCGTGCGCTTCAGGCGCCGCCTGCGGGAAGAAAGGCGGTTTGCCTCCGTAGCCGAGCTGGTGGCCCAGATCCAAAAAGACATCCACCAGGCCAGGGTGGAATATGGCCAGAAATAA
- the truB gene encoding tRNA pseudouridine(55) synthase TruB codes for MDGILNILKPPGMTSHDVVAFVRRLVDGEKTGHTGTLDPGAAGVLPVCVGRATRVIQFLPGDKEYRAEITFGRATSTGDAFGEVVYRGDATTLTSGALEEALRAFVGEIMQVPPMTSAVRYQGKKLYELARQGVEVKRQPRRVNIYSLRLVRMDRAGTPHPRALVDVACSAGTYIRTLCTDLGQLLGCGAYMSFLLRTRAGAFSIDEALTLEEVEECARQGTLLGKLVKVEQALEHLPCIYVRPGAVDRVKSGSPLYWPGVATAPDFLQEGQMVRLCTDRAILAVARSVADPKRPGYYQFQPVRVLI; via the coding sequence ATGGATGGTATTCTGAATATTTTAAAGCCGCCCGGGATGACCTCCCATGATGTGGTGGCCTTTGTGCGGCGCCTGGTAGATGGTGAGAAGACGGGTCATACCGGTACCCTCGACCCGGGGGCGGCGGGGGTGCTGCCGGTATGCGTGGGGCGGGCCACCCGGGTAATCCAGTTTCTTCCTGGTGATAAGGAATACCGGGCGGAAATTACCTTCGGCCGGGCTACTTCCACCGGCGATGCCTTTGGGGAAGTGGTTTACCGGGGCGATGCCACAACACTAACCAGCGGGGCGTTAGAAGAAGCTTTGCGGGCTTTTGTGGGCGAAATCATGCAGGTTCCGCCCATGACTTCGGCGGTCCGTTACCAGGGTAAAAAGCTTTATGAGCTGGCCCGGCAGGGAGTGGAGGTAAAACGACAGCCTCGACGGGTAAATATTTATTCCCTGCGGTTGGTACGCATGGATCGCGCAGGTACGCCTCACCCACGGGCCCTGGTAGACGTGGCCTGTTCCGCCGGCACATACATACGCACATTGTGCACCGATTTGGGACAACTATTGGGATGCGGGGCGTATATGAGTTTTCTTTTACGCACCAGGGCCGGCGCTTTTTCCATAGATGAAGCACTTACCCTGGAAGAAGTGGAGGAATGTGCCCGGCAGGGTACGCTTTTAGGTAAGCTGGTGAAAGTGGAGCAGGCTCTAGAGCATTTGCCCTGCATATATGTCCGGCCGGGGGCAGTGGATCGGGTTAAGTCCGGCAGCCCTTTATACTGGCCGGGTGTAGCCACAGCACCCGATTTTTTGCAGGAAGGCCAGATGGTTAGACTGTGTACCGACCGGGCTATTTTGGCTGTGGCCAGGTCGGTGGCCGATCCGAAACGACCGGGGTACTACCAGTTTCAACCTGTAAGGGTGTTGATTTAA
- a CDS encoding DHH family phosphoesterase gives MTSLGTIAECLKKSRRVVLSGHVMPDGDCLGSVAALGLGLLKLGKEVTLASPDPLPELYRFLPGADRFLIGEQALKRDYDTFVVLDSSVPDRLGMLKELLFRDLVVCIIDHHVGKHDFGHHVYVDPEAAATGEIIQDLLDLLQVPPQVEIASCLYTAIVTDTGSFRYQNTTPLTHRRVARLMDEGVDAARLNVLLFEQKSLLHLRVLQAALQTLDLTPCGRVAWMSVTRETLDSLGAQEEHTDGLIDYVRSLRGVEVALLFREIVPGRWKVGLRSRGQVDVQRVASQFNGGGHLRAAGAVVEGEGGVITKRVVEAVLKVMQEE, from the coding sequence ATGACTAGCCTGGGTACAATAGCAGAATGCCTTAAAAAGTCCAGGCGGGTAGTTTTAAGCGGGCACGTCATGCCCGACGGGGACTGCCTGGGTTCGGTAGCGGCCCTTGGCCTCGGTCTTTTAAAATTGGGCAAGGAAGTAACCCTGGCCAGTCCCGATCCCCTGCCCGAGCTATACCGCTTTCTTCCCGGGGCGGACCGCTTTCTAATCGGGGAGCAGGCCTTGAAGAGGGATTATGATACCTTTGTGGTTCTGGATAGTTCCGTGCCTGACCGGTTGGGGATGTTAAAGGAACTGCTTTTTCGCGATTTGGTGGTCTGTATCATTGACCATCATGTGGGCAAACACGATTTTGGTCACCACGTCTATGTCGACCCAGAAGCGGCGGCAACCGGTGAAATTATCCAGGACCTTCTGGATTTGCTGCAGGTACCTCCGCAGGTGGAGATAGCCAGCTGCCTTTATACGGCCATTGTTACCGATACCGGTTCCTTTCGTTACCAGAACACTACCCCCCTCACCCACCGCCGGGTGGCCAGGCTCATGGACGAAGGGGTTGATGCCGCCCGGCTGAATGTATTGCTTTTTGAACAGAAATCCCTTTTACACCTGCGGGTCCTCCAGGCAGCCCTGCAGACGCTGGATCTTACCCCCTGTGGACGGGTGGCCTGGATGAGCGTTACCCGCGAAACACTGGATAGTTTAGGTGCCCAGGAGGAGCATACCGATGGGCTCATCGACTATGTGCGTTCCCTGCGCGGGGTGGAGGTGGCCCTGTTGTTCCGGGAAATTGTTCCCGGCCGCTGGAAGGTAGGTTTGCGCTCCCGGGGGCAGGTGGATGTACAGCGCGTAGCTTCCCAGTTTAACGGCGGGGGCCACCTCCGGGCAGCAGGAGCGGTGGTGGAAGGAGAAGGAGGGGTGATCACCAAAAGGGTGGTGGAGGCCGTCCTGAAAGTGATGCAGGAGGAATAA
- the rbfA gene encoding 30S ribosome-binding factor RbfA, giving the protein MPYRPERLAEIIKKEVSDMLRYELKDPRIGFVTITGVEVSTDLRYAKIFFSVLGSEEEAKASLEALNRARGYVRSELGRRVRLRYAPEISFKLDPSIQRGIRVMELLHDVKERGAAGDD; this is encoded by the coding sequence GTGCCCTATCGTCCGGAACGGTTGGCTGAAATCATTAAGAAAGAAGTATCGGACATGCTACGGTATGAACTCAAGGATCCGCGCATCGGTTTTGTCACCATTACCGGGGTCGAGGTGTCGACTGACCTGCGCTATGCCAAGATCTTTTTCAGTGTTCTGGGTTCGGAGGAGGAGGCTAAAGCTTCCCTTGAAGCTTTAAATCGCGCCCGGGGCTACGTGCGCAGTGAACTGGGGCGGCGGGTCCGCTTGAGATATGCCCCGGAAATTTCCTTTAAGCTGGATCCTTCCATCCAGCGGGGTATCCGGGTGATGGAGTTGCTACATGACGTGAAAGAACGGGGTGCCGCGGGTGATGACTAG
- the infB gene encoding translation initiation factor IF-2 — translation MVKKRVHELAKELNVESKELMQKLSNMGISVKSPLSTLQDAEVERVLAELKGGNEKVVNNKGGNQQAQATAVQAQARADKAKEGKNNHKKRHAERPRHQQDARRYDRGPGLVDRVPSRPPDRRFQERPLKVEPPQPQPRAQAQQPASKVQQPAARGRMPAEKKAQVAPPQGEATGRQPAKTKPEHLKVPKVPQEIKAVSEKVRSDKTRGEKKQEKQHTARARDRKELLDETLVDRKLRPLASQKKKTAPGEPEPKPVVEKKPIVIGESITVKELAEKMKNSPAEVIKKLMMLGVLATINQEIDADTATILAQEFGFEVEVKVEQDVEALFMQEPEDDPADLQPRPCVVTVMGHVDHGKTSLLDAIRETNVTATEAGGITQHIGAYQVEHNNKKITFLDTPGHEAFTAMRARGAKVTDIAILVVAADDGVMPQTVEAINHAKAAGVPIIVAINKIDRPDANPDRVKQQLTEYGLVAEEWGGETVMVPVSAKTRQGLEDLLEMILLVAEMQELKANPNRPARGTVIEAELDKGRGPVATVLVQNGTLTVGDNLVAGTTWARVRAMMDYKGRRVKKAGPSTPVEVLGFSEVPQAGDQFFVVPDEKTARQIAEKRANRKREEEFKAAMPRVSLDDLFNQIKEGQVKELRVIIKADVQGSAEALKQALERLSTEEVKVNIIHQGVGAITETDIMLASASNAIIIGFNVRPDVNARRVAEKEKVDIRLYRVIYDAIEDVKAAMSGLLEPEYREVILGRAEVRKTFKISKVGTIAGCYVTDGKIARDAGVRVIRDGVVVYEGKLGSLKRFKDDVREVMQGYECGLALEKYNEIREGDIIEAFTMEAVKRELA, via the coding sequence ATGGTCAAAAAACGAGTCCACGAACTGGCCAAAGAACTGAACGTAGAAAGTAAGGAGCTGATGCAAAAGCTTAGTAATATGGGCATTTCAGTGAAATCACCCCTCTCCACCCTGCAGGATGCTGAGGTGGAGCGGGTGCTGGCCGAGTTAAAAGGCGGGAATGAAAAAGTGGTGAACAATAAAGGAGGAAACCAGCAGGCCCAGGCAACGGCGGTCCAGGCACAGGCCAGGGCTGATAAGGCTAAGGAGGGTAAAAACAATCATAAAAAACGGCACGCGGAACGCCCCCGGCACCAGCAGGACGCCCGGCGCTATGACCGCGGGCCGGGGCTGGTGGACCGGGTACCCTCCCGTCCTCCGGACCGGCGTTTTCAGGAGCGCCCGTTGAAGGTGGAGCCGCCCCAACCCCAGCCAAGGGCCCAGGCCCAGCAACCCGCCAGCAAGGTGCAGCAGCCTGCTGCCCGTGGTAGAATGCCTGCCGAGAAAAAGGCCCAGGTCGCCCCTCCCCAGGGTGAAGCGACCGGGCGCCAGCCGGCCAAAACGAAACCTGAACATTTAAAGGTGCCCAAAGTTCCGCAGGAAATTAAGGCCGTTAGCGAAAAGGTGCGGTCCGATAAAACCCGGGGGGAAAAGAAACAGGAAAAGCAACATACTGCCCGGGCCCGGGACAGGAAAGAGCTCCTGGATGAAACCCTGGTTGACCGCAAGTTGCGTCCCCTGGCCAGCCAGAAAAAGAAAACGGCGCCCGGTGAGCCGGAACCCAAACCTGTGGTGGAGAAAAAGCCCATTGTTATTGGCGAATCCATCACGGTAAAGGAACTGGCCGAAAAAATGAAGAATAGCCCGGCCGAGGTAATTAAGAAACTAATGATGCTGGGTGTGCTGGCTACCATCAACCAGGAAATTGATGCCGATACCGCCACTATCCTGGCCCAGGAATTTGGCTTTGAAGTAGAAGTCAAGGTGGAACAGGATGTGGAGGCTCTCTTCATGCAGGAGCCCGAAGATGATCCCGCCGATCTACAGCCGCGCCCCTGTGTGGTCACGGTTATGGGCCACGTGGACCACGGGAAAACTTCCCTGCTGGACGCCATTCGCGAGACCAATGTTACTGCCACAGAAGCCGGTGGGATTACCCAGCATATCGGTGCCTATCAGGTAGAGCATAATAACAAAAAGATTACCTTTCTGGATACCCCGGGTCATGAGGCTTTTACCGCCATGCGTGCCCGGGGGGCCAAAGTCACGGATATCGCCATTTTAGTGGTGGCGGCAGACGACGGGGTAATGCCCCAAACCGTGGAAGCCATCAACCACGCAAAAGCTGCCGGCGTACCCATTATAGTGGCCATCAACAAGATCGACCGGCCCGATGCCAACCCTGACCGGGTTAAACAGCAGCTCACCGAGTACGGTCTGGTGGCTGAAGAATGGGGCGGCGAGACGGTGATGGTTCCCGTCAGCGCCAAGACACGCCAGGGGTTGGAAGATCTCCTGGAAATGATCCTGCTGGTGGCCGAAATGCAGGAATTAAAGGCCAATCCCAACCGTCCCGCCAGGGGAACGGTGATTGAGGCCGAACTGGATAAGGGGCGGGGTCCGGTGGCCACGGTGCTGGTGCAAAACGGCACGCTCACGGTTGGCGACAACCTGGTGGCGGGTACGACCTGGGCGCGGGTGCGGGCCATGATGGACTATAAAGGCCGGCGGGTGAAAAAGGCGGGTCCTTCCACGCCGGTAGAGGTCCTTGGTTTTTCGGAGGTACCCCAGGCCGGCGACCAGTTCTTTGTAGTGCCCGATGAAAAGACCGCCCGTCAAATAGCCGAAAAACGGGCCAACCGCAAGCGCGAAGAAGAATTTAAGGCTGCCATGCCCCGGGTTTCCTTAGACGACCTCTTTAATCAGATTAAAGAAGGTCAGGTTAAGGAACTGCGGGTGATCATCAAAGCCGACGTACAGGGTTCGGCCGAGGCGTTGAAACAGGCCCTCGAGCGTTTATCCACGGAAGAAGTAAAGGTAAACATCATCCACCAGGGTGTGGGGGCAATCACCGAAACGGACATCATGCTTGCTTCGGCTTCCAACGCCATCATCATCGGCTTTAACGTACGTCCCGATGTCAACGCCCGCCGCGTGGCCGAGAAAGAAAAAGTAGATATCCGCCTCTACCGGGTGATTTACGATGCCATCGAAGACGTCAAGGCGGCCATGAGCGGTCTTCTGGAGCCCGAGTACCGGGAAGTGATCCTTGGCCGGGCCGAAGTACGGAAAACCTTCAAGATTTCCAAAGTGGGCACCATAGCCGGCTGTTACGTGACTGACGGTAAAATTGCCCGGGATGCCGGCGTCAGGGTCATCCGGGACGGTGTGGTTGTTTATGAAGGCAAGCTTGGTTCCTTAAAACGGTTCAAGGACGACGTCCGGGAAGTGATGCAGGGCTATGAATGCGGCCTTGCCCTGGAAAAGTATAATGAGATCAGGGAGGGCGATATCATCGAGGCCTTTACCATGGAAGCGGTAAAAAGGGAACTGGCCTAA
- a CDS encoding L7Ae/L30e/S12e/Gadd45 family ribosomal protein, which translates to MLFLARRAGRVVGGDRAVRAAIQRGYAKLVILATNASGRTKRTFLFLTRSRGVPVVTWGLKEELGRILNRATCAVMAVTDENFSQGILKHLERGDSG; encoded by the coding sequence TTGCTTTTTCTGGCCCGGCGTGCCGGGCGCGTCGTTGGGGGGGATAGGGCGGTACGCGCCGCCATCCAGCGTGGTTATGCCAAGCTGGTGATTCTGGCCACCAATGCTTCCGGGCGTACTAAAAGGACCTTTTTGTTTTTGACCCGTTCTAGGGGGGTTCCCGTGGTTACCTGGGGACTAAAAGAAGAATTAGGTCGTATCTTGAACAGGGCCACCTGTGCCGTCATGGCCGTTACCGATGAAAACTTTTCCCAAGGAATTTTAAAACATTTAGAAAGGGGAGATAGTGGCTAG
- the rnpM gene encoding RNase P modulator RnpM has protein sequence MPRVKKVPLRMCVGCQEMKPKKELIRVVRTPQDTVEIDPTGKRSGRGAYICPRRECLQKAVKGKRLEKALQRSIAPEIIQSLAEGLQE, from the coding sequence TTGCCCAGGGTAAAAAAGGTGCCTTTGCGGATGTGTGTGGGCTGCCAGGAAATGAAACCAAAGAAAGAACTAATCCGGGTGGTACGTACTCCACAGGACACCGTTGAGATTGATCCTACAGGCAAGCGTTCCGGGCGCGGAGCCTACATCTGCCCCCGGCGGGAGTGCTTGCAAAAGGCCGTTAAAGGCAAGCGGTTGGAGAAGGCCCTGCAACGTTCCATTGCCCCGGAAATCATCCAGTCCCTGGCCGAGGGATTGCAGGAATGA
- the nusA gene encoding transcription termination factor NusA — protein MNTEILTAVKELEKEKGISTEVLFEALEAALLSAYRRNFGSLQNARVIVDRQTGDFKVYSQRTVVEEVTDPRLEISLEEARKIDPRYQVGDVIEKEVTPRNFGRIAAQTAKQVVVQRIREAERNIVYEEFASREGDIVTGIVQRVEQKNVYISLGRTEAILTPPEQMPGEDYRPGNRIKTYVVEVRKTTKGPQILVSRTHPGLLKRLLELEVPELQEGLVELKAIAREAGYRSKIAVYSREEKLDPVGACVGPKGMRIQAIVNELNGEKVDVIKWNPDPSKFVAAALSPAKVVAVEIWEEEKIARVIVPDYQLSLAIGKEGQNARLAAKLTGWKIDIKSESQMQEIYAQEYSEYYGDDSVL, from the coding sequence ATGAACACCGAAATTTTGACAGCCGTAAAGGAACTGGAGAAAGAAAAAGGCATTTCGACCGAGGTCCTTTTTGAAGCCCTTGAAGCAGCCTTGCTTTCCGCGTACCGGCGTAACTTTGGTTCCCTGCAAAATGCCCGGGTAATTGTTGACCGCCAGACAGGGGACTTCAAGGTTTATTCCCAGCGTACGGTGGTGGAGGAAGTGACCGACCCCCGGCTGGAGATTTCCCTCGAGGAAGCCCGGAAAATTGACCCCCGCTACCAGGTGGGGGATGTGATTGAAAAAGAGGTCACTCCCCGCAACTTCGGCCGGATAGCCGCCCAAACGGCCAAACAGGTGGTGGTCCAGCGGATCCGGGAAGCCGAGCGCAACATAGTGTACGAGGAATTTGCCAGCCGGGAAGGGGACATCGTCACCGGGATTGTCCAGCGGGTGGAACAAAAGAATGTCTACATCAGCCTGGGCCGGACGGAAGCCATTTTAACCCCGCCGGAGCAGATGCCCGGGGAAGATTATCGTCCCGGAAACCGGATTAAAACCTACGTGGTGGAAGTGCGCAAGACTACCAAGGGGCCGCAGATACTGGTTTCCCGCACCCATCCGGGCTTATTGAAACGGCTTTTGGAGCTTGAGGTGCCGGAACTCCAGGAAGGTCTGGTGGAGTTGAAGGCTATTGCCCGGGAAGCCGGTTACCGGTCCAAAATTGCCGTTTATTCCCGGGAGGAAAAACTGGATCCGGTAGGGGCATGTGTGGGCCCCAAGGGCATGCGCATCCAGGCCATTGTTAACGAGCTAAACGGGGAAAAAGTTGACGTGATTAAGTGGAATCCCGATCCTTCTAAGTTCGTGGCCGCGGCCTTAAGCCCGGCCAAAGTGGTGGCGGTGGAGATCTGGGAAGAAGAAAAAATTGCCCGGGTGATTGTGCCGGATTACCAGCTTTCCCTGGCCATTGGCAAGGAGGGTCAAAATGCCCGCCTGGCGGCCAAGCTTACCGGGTGGAAGATAGATATCAAGAGCGAATCCCAGATGCAGGAAATATACGCTCAGGAGTACAGCGAGTACTATGGTGATGACAGTGTCCTGTAA